GCTGCTGAGAAGGAATTGTTTGGGATTTTTTTccggaaaaaaaatattttcctgAGATACTTCCTACTTCATGTACTTTTCATTAGTGTTTCGAGGAACTGCATTATCTGAGCAATTACTGTTTGAGATGAGTCGCTGCTTGGTGCAACACGAACATGTTCGTTATTCATAAATGATACTAAACCCGTCACTTCTACAGTACTAATAATCTGGAGCTGAAATGTGCCTTGTCACCAACTTCTGAGAGTCATATTTAATGATTTGGCAGCATTAAGCTGCCACTGGTCTAATTGCTGATATGAAAGATCTGATCTATAAATCTTTCCAATTCCGAACTTCATCTGTTCCAGCCCAAAAATCCCTATTGTGCACGTCTAAGAAGTCATTCATGTCACCTTGATTTAGATCtcaaattgttttaaatcactcaGCTCTATTAATCAGTGAAAGACGTGCTTTATCCCCTTCATCCTATTATTTTTCTCTCCGCAGCTCTCTCTGCACACTTCAGGGTGTGCGAGCCTTACTCCGACCACAAGGGGCGCTATCATTTCGGTTTCCACTGCCCTCGACTATCAGACAACAAGACCTACATATTCTGCTGTCACCATAACAACACGACCTTCAAGTACTGCTGCAACGAAAGCGAATTTCAGAGTGTGATGCAACTCAACCTCACCACCAATTCAGATGGCTTTGCCCACAAGTGAGTTGCTGGTGTTTCATTTTTGGGTTTTTTacaatatattacttttttagGCTCTGGCAGGTCCTTACCAGATACAACAAACTGTTttctttgtatttattttttactgcaACAGGACATTTTATCAAGCACTTGGTTTCTAGGTACCAAGGTCTGTGCTGTTAATCTGGGCAGCCTCATCCACAGAGACATCCCTTTGGTTAAAACGTAATGTGCTCGTAAATTTGATAATTCCCACTTGTATAGTCAAGATTACGAGCTTGTTGTGTTCAGGTGCTTCGTTGTCAGAATGAATTGAAGACATCACACTATACAAAAGATTTGTTCATTCAATTTagaaaagtaagttacctggttgccttaaaaattAGCTAAAGAGTTAATTTAGCTTAACTCAAAAAATTGTGTAAAAATAGTTGTCAACTTATATTTTCAgattgaattaactcaaaatttaaaGAAACCAGGTAACTaagttttttaagttgaaccaacagaAATCCATCTCCctttttcaaatacgccgcactttcgcagcataaattgcagattttggTGCGCAAAATATCCGcgttgcatgatttcataaccCATGCATTTTTGTTCTGGAAGGACTGTAACTCATATGTACAATAATTCCAATAGCACGTGAAggcaacattaaaatcaaattaggacattacactgtaaaaatttgctgtagctatgcagctgtttgccagtaacttactgtagatttaaatttatggtatttactggcaacactttgttcaaagttaaatgaatattaaatattaacaagtcctTGTCTTTACAAAATAAAGCTTTAAAATAACAGCCTTCCGCAAAGTATTCTAGGAACCAGAAATCCTTATCAACCTTTTTCATTTTGGTTCcgagaatgctttgcatgaggctgttattttagttttattttgtaaagatgaagccttgttaatgtttaatgttcatttaaatttgaacaaactgttgcaagtaaataatataaatttaaatctacagtaagttactgacaAACAGACTTTTCGGAATTACTGAACGTTATTAGCTTACTTGCACATGTTACATTAAACAGACAGAAATAAAATGACAGcgatcattttttattcatttgcatTCATACATcacagacgcttttatccaaaataacttgcagtgcattaaaaacacattttatcagtatgttttCGCCGGGGaacaaacccatgacctttgtgcttGTCCCTAACAATAGTGCGATATGCTCACACCTGCACACATCTTATGAAATAGAAATTGATTGATCCTTCCAACACATTTAAACTCAGACTTTAACACGCACAACAAGAATACAGTAGTCTAAACACTTTTCTATCAAGATCTCGACCCTTACATTCTGCGATGTTAAATGCCTTCCTATACTGTAACAACCAACAGCCTAGCAGGGCTGTTCACATTTCCCCGTAGACCGGTAAAAATACTAAATTTAAGAAATGAATCCCAGTCCCTGGAGGTGCAAGCCAGACCAAGGATCAGGAGTGTGGTGCCTTTTTGCTGAATATCAACATGGGTTGTTTATCCCTCAAGCTGACTGAGAGGGAggtttttacaaaaacaaaatagcaCATATACACATGCATGAATGGATGACAAATACCTGACAGAAAGGGTTAAATACATTAGAGAACTGATAAACAGTAATAGAAAATTCTTCAGTATTGAGATATAATTGTGAAGATGAAAGAATCCCTCTGAAATTCCTTTTATTCAGCATCTTTTCCTCTATAATGCGGCATCCTACCATAATTTTTGCACAATTGTGATTCCTTTATTAACATCAAAGGGGCATACAAAGTCAACCATGCCATCCCAGACACAGGAAattcttttaaaaacattcagATCAAATCAATTAATCTTTATCCTCACAATGGACCGGTGGCATAAAGGGCAGCCTGACACCATATCCTGGCTCTGGTCGAGcttgaaaatgttattttttcacCTCTCAAGTGAAATTGATCCGTCTGCGTACCATACCAGACCACTGGCTGTTCGCTTGGCTAAGCCATACAACACTTCACTTATGTGCTGCTGCTCTGACCCATACAAAATCCTGCCGAAGTTATATCAGAGGCCAGTGGAAAGCAATTACAGCACTTTACTAGCGCTGCATGGGCTCTGACCTCTCTTTTCATTTAAGTGGAAGGAAATCAGCTCAATTCTTCCTAGTAATGATATTGCTGTACTCATTTAAAATAGCATTTTTCTTCTGAAAAGTAGAGAAAGAAAAAGCTCAGAGAAGATGATTGTGAATTGTTTAAGCTGTCCAATGATTGTCAAGTACCAGGACAAATAattaaactatttatttgtgtGACACAGTTGACATTACGATTGAGATACAAATCATTTGggcatatttcttaaaataataaaaaaaaaacttgggaCCATGGTGAGAGTTTTCACATACAGTTTCCTGAAAATACATGGATAACATGTCTGGAATTTGTCCCAGGATCTTTGGatgtggttcattcacactgccagtgattttctggaatctgtgcATGCGTTCACAAACATCTTGTAAAGATCTCCTATAGAcacttagggccctattttaacgatctgaaacgcaagtgcgaagcgcaacgcgcaagtgagtttgtgggcggatcttgggcgctgttgctattttcccagcatgagaaataactcttgcgccgggcgcaaatcaataaggggttggtctgaagtaggttcattattcataggtgttttgggcgtaacgtcaaataaaccaatcagaatgctatacaacattccctttaaacgcaagggcgcaagttccatggcgggttgctattattatgacggatttaccaggcgtacgccaggagcggttcacagccgaggagacccacgttcttgtaagagcagtcaaagacagagaagttattttgtatgaggataggagaaacccgcccaaatcagcgtaggttaaacaggcgtgagaggaaatagcacagtctcatcagctggaatatcgttgcgccaagcgctacaatgatgtcaggagacgggggaatcccaagcttgccagcataaatcgggcacgccgtgtaacgggaggtggatctgcctcaggacctgacgccagcagaggacatcgctgcgtccaccctcaccgctgaaagggtttgggggctttgaaatcggacccaagaaacgtaagcaaggtccaaccccaaagtactcttacaaatcaagttcacatacattaaggtttcttgtgaaaacattttaattattatttacataaaataaatgtaatacagccacacaacaaacttattattattaacttatgaaaatattttaatcgttatttgcatgagaattttttaacgcagccacacaataaataaaaactatcaccacaatgctcaccactatgattccccttatctcgtgtattaatatttttaagtgtaacaatttatgatttggaaaaataactgttgcatctgtgtagattagatgcaaagtgtatgcgcgttgtgcacgctatacattatggtcaagcatgcgcccttaaaatagcataatgaaccacgcgcaacgcgccactgactttaaactttttttttctggtcagtggcgcaattgttttttgaaactgcaaaatagcatcagggatggtttgcgccggaacacgcctctttttttgcgctgaaccgcccagggagcgcaagttcattccctagtttgccgacgtgcgtttgtgcagggaaaaacccgctgtgcgccggtgcaaaatacgaatgatacatgcgtcactgacaaagtcaattgcgctgggtgcaagatagggcccctaaAGTGTAATGTCATTGCAATTGTGCACTTGGTGGATTTTTTGCCACAGTGCCTTAAGTTTGCTTATTATCTATGATTTACCTCTTGAGAAACCAcctaaatgcattttttttatatgatcATAAAATATCTTATCTCAAAACCCCAGGTTAAAGAGTTGAATGATAACTATTTGTTGCAACGACACATGCTTCACCACTATGATACACCCCTTATGGCGTGGTTCCTGCCTTTTGTTCACACATTGTaacggcaatgttactagggCCCCCATACCGGAAGCAATCCTGGGATCAATTCCAGGATGTGTTTGCGTTCACATAGGCACTCTGGCAATTTTCTGGGATCACTGTGCTGTATAAAAGGGGTTCTAGTTGACCTCACAGCTGGTGAAATATTGAAACAGGAACATCAGGGTGAAAGCTGACTTTGACATTGCCTGATTTAAACTAAATAAGTTGGTTAAGTATTATGTTAGCAAAGCAAAGGTtttgggtttgattcccagggagcACATGCATCAAAAGAAATATGAATGAAGTATAAACTGAACTGTAAGGCCAAATTTACATTGCATGTTTGAAATGACTCAATTCAGATTTTTTCCCCTTATGTGGCACAGATCGCATATGACCCATGAATGTGTAAGCAGGAAAAAAGTGCATAGATTCCGATATTCTCAGATCGGTTTCAGGCctcatttaaatgtgaaaataaatctgatATGGTGTAGTGGCCAGCGCTCCGACATGTGATGCTTTCTCACTTTAGGCGACCTGAGTTagtatcaaaagaaggtccagattctattggggtaggggcgtgtttgtataggtgatttcaaatgtcaacagagatcatgcaccctgccttatACTAATCACTATTTTCTCTATCTATCTTCCTTTTTGCTTTAGCAATTACACCGCCCTCGTTGGTGTGTGGGTTTACGGCTTTTTCGTCATGGTCCTCCTGGCTTTAGACTTCCTGTACTACTCTGCCATGAACTACGAGTTGTGCCGGGTTTACCTGGAGAAATGGGGACTGGGCGGTCGATGGCTGAAACAGGCCAGGAGTCAATGGCACAGTGCAGCTCAGGGGGGCGAACCGACTGTGGGTTCACAAACGGGTCACCGCCATCATCTGAGACACAGCTTGAGTGGGGAGGCACAGAGCCCCACGCTCCTCACCTTTCAAACCTCTACAGCGTGGTGAGTATGTTGTATTACATGATGATACAGAATTTTCATATGGCAAAGACCCAGGAGTACCATAAGTTTGAAATGCATTTACCAATAACAAGTATTCCTTATATGCATTGTAAGTTGCTTCGGATTCAAGCTCCCATGAGCTCTATAATAACCAGTAAATATCATTTCAGTAAGATTGAATGAGGCACATCAACATGAAAGGAAGTGTAACTCAAGTCTTCTGGTTGCAATCCTACAGACAAAAACAAACTCTAGTTTTGTTTGCATGTGATTTGTAAAATCCTGCATAGCAGATGTCTGAGGGTCCAAAGATTTTCTTTACTCAACATCTGGGAGACATTTACAGCATCCATTTCGTGATTTCCAAGTAGACATCATCTGCTGGATATTCTCACAACATGAATATTAACAGCCGAGCAGGCATCGTTTAATAAAAGAAGGATGAAATCTGACCTTTTAAACTAGTCTCCGCTGCACATTCTTGGTACTCAAAAGCCTCAGAAATAGTTTCAGATAGGAGCGAAGGATTCAAACTCTACCCACGACAGGTGTTGGCAACATGAGTCTGTCATAGCTAATTTGGATTAGCATGAGGTAGCAATCGCTCTGCCATATGTTGCATGTTGCTGTCGCTTGATGTGACCTTCACACAATGACCTTTGGCATCCGATTCGCATACATGCCAAACCAAAGCTTTGCCAACTTTGCCAGGTCAGACCTGATCTTTGGATGTTTTAGGGTTGCCATCTGTGACCTCGTCAGGTGCTTTTTGCCAATACggccaaaatatatttctctggccaaaaatatgtttaaaacatatgctaaatacattttgtaaaaagtaaagcttaaaggcggagtgccgatttctgaaaaacgctttggaaaagggagttgggccaactaccaaaacacacttttagccaatcagcagtaagggccGTGTCCACAAAACAACATccttgcctgggttgcgtatgtgtggggcgggtctatcaaaagaaggtccagattttaatggggtaggggcgtgtttgtttctgcaatttcaaatgtcaacattggctttcagagatcatggaccctgcctttaattaaatatatttttgaattttaaaatatatttagtaaaatatatttagtagggccgggactcgattaaaaaaattaatctaattaattagaggctttgtaattaattaatcgaaattaatcacattttaatcacatataaatatttgacctgagaacattgagaagttattttttcacatggatatttagtataccatgaattaattgttgttgtctgaagtcatgaTGAACGCTAGTTGGAGCTCCAGTATATTCGGTCCGCCGAaaactcatccaatgagaaatgttccgcggtgcaaaaataagtgtgattaaaatgtgttaaaaatgtttatcgcattattttttgtgtaattaattaatcctaattaacgcgttaaagtcccggccctaatatttagttttaaccttcatatgttaatatatatttcaaaatgtatttcaggggcaaaaatttaatttctaattttacaacctaTATGGTCAGGACTCTCCTGTGAAAGAGATTTTGAATCTCAGAGAGATTTTCCTGATTAAATAAaggtcaaatatatatatatatatatatatatatatatatatatatatatatatatatatatatatggcaaaaaatatatattttcctttctaaaatataaaagtttttacaaaatgtatacagtataaattgtataaaattataaatatattttggcaGTTGAacagtttacatttaattttaatatttttaaacctgttatgtttataggtttgtaacatacataagtttttcttccaatgcgatgttaatataaatgctttaaaatatattacaaaatataaaaaatggccaaaaaaatatattggtaagacatttttcaaaatatattttagcatacatttttttgaatggccacttgaaacatttttttttttttttggctgtaTGGGATCAGCGTTTACATTGAAAACATCTTTGTTGTGCAACATGCATCAGATGGTTACCCAGACAGGAGAAGATTCCAGGCCGAATCTGCAATGGAGCTGCTGACTTTGGCAGGAATCCGGGGCTGTTTCAGCCCGGAGTCGTATGCGGTCTAGCAAACGGGCTGTAGATGGACATGCCATCCGATGCGGAGACAAATTATATGATAAGTT
The Paramisgurnus dabryanus chromosome 1, PD_genome_1.1, whole genome shotgun sequence genome window above contains:
- the shisal1a gene encoding protein shisa-like-1a isoform X1, producing MTMHGRWSFNILAVIFILLSTAALSAHFRVCEPYSDHKGRYHFGFHCPRLSDNKTYIFCCHHNNTTFKYCCNESEFQSVMQLNLTTNSDGFAHNNYTALVGVWVYGFFVMVLLALDFLYYSAMNYELCRVYLEKWGLGGRWLKQARSQWHSAAQGGEPTVGSQTGHRHHLRHSLSGEAQSPTLLTFQTSTAW
- the shisal1a gene encoding protein shisa-like-1a isoform X2; protein product: MTMHGRWSFNILAVIFILLSTAALSAHFRVCEPYSDHKGRYHFGFHCPRLSDNKTYIFCCHHNNTTFKYCCNESEFQSVMQLNLTTNSDGFAHNNYTALVGVWVYGFFVMVLLALDFLYYSAMNYELCRVYLEKWGLGGRWLKQARSQWHSAAQGGEPTVGSQTGHRHHLRHSLSGEAQSPTLLTFQTSTA